The segment TGATATTGAAAAGAATAATCAAAACGAAGTTATTTTATCAGGTGGGATTGCAGGTGGTAAAACATTTTTGGCTTGTTATTTATTCTTAAAAACTTTACTTAAAAAATAGGCATTTTTATGGTAAATATATCAATAATTTTATATTAGGCAACTCACAGAAAGCATTAGAAATTAATGTTACAGGTCAATTTGAAAAGCTTACTAATATGCTTAAAATACCTTTTGTTCCCAAATATTCAAATACGTCATATTTTGAAATCGATTCTTTAAGAATTAATTTATATGGTAGTGATAAAGTAAGGTTATATATAATTTTATAACATATGATAATGAGACAATTTCAAAGGAATTTATAAAGACCCAAGAAGAAATTTATAAAGACTTTCCAACATATAAAGCCAGTGTACTACTAGGAGAATGGGTTGCAAATAATGATGCTATATTTAGCAATATTAATCTTATTAAAGACTATGAATTTAAAAGTCCTATAGCTTATTTAGATCCTGCATATAGTAGTGGTGGATATAATACTGCTCTTTGTGTTTTAGAGAAGGTGTCGGATAAGTATTATGCATTTATATTTCAAGATCAAAAACCAGCTGTTGGTCCATATGTTATGAATACAATAAAGGTAATAATGGGGAATTTAATGTTAATACTCTTTATATTGAAGATAGAGATGATATTAAAGGATTTGGGGCTTTGACACGTGAATATGTTAGACTTCGAGACAATATGGAAAATTACTTTAGAATTGCACCAACAAGACCCAAAACAAATAAACACGCAAGGATTGTTTCTTTATTAACACCATTTACTTATAACAAGATGCATTTATTAGATTATAGTAGTCGTTCTGTATTTCGTGATATTTATTCATATAATGGAGATGGTAAAAGTCATGATGATGCTCTTGATGCATTATCAGCTTCATATTTAATTATGTCTTTAAATTATCGTGATAGAAGTCGACATTTTACTAAATTTACTTTCATTTAGCTTATAAATTATTGTATAATAATTATATAAGGAGATTCTTTATGGAGTATATGCAAATGGAACCTGTAATTACTAGGCAGATGGTATTAAATGAGCTTGTAAAAGCAGGTATTAATAGAGAGATTGCAGACGATTTATCTTATAGATATTATAAAAATGAGCTTACTACTAAAGATCTTCAATATTTAGAAAGTAATTTTAACCTTAAACTGGAAATATTAGAGCGTGGTTTAAAGGCTGAGATTAGAGAACTTGATACTAAGATTGATACCGTAGAGAATAATTTAAATATTAAGATAGATACTAAATTTACAGAACTTGATAACAAAATAGATATTATTGAAAATAACTTAAAATCAGATATTAAAGAACTTGATAACAAAATCGACAAAGTAAGGGACGAATTAAAGTCAGATATTTCTCTTGTAAGAAAAGATATGGAAGTGAACAAAATGGAACTTGATACTAAGATAGATAAATTTGCATCAGATGTTAAAGGAACATTTAAATTACATGCTTGGATGTTTGGAACCATTATTACCATTAATGTAGGAATATTTCTAGCATTAATATCTATGCTATATGCATTGTTTATAAAGTAGATTTAAATAAGTAAATATTTCTTTTATGTAAAGAATAAGTTTAATTTTTTTTGCAA is part of the Borrelia duttonii Ly genome and harbors:
- the bdr gene encoding Bdr family repetitive protein, whose amino-acid sequence is MEYMQMEPVITRQMVLNELVKAGINREIADDLSYRYYKNELTTKDLQYLESNFNLKLEILERGLKAEIRELDTKIDTVENNLNIKIDTKFTELDNKIDIIENNLKSDIKELDNKIDKVRDELKSDISLVRKDMEVNKMELDTKIDKFASDVKGTFKLHAWMFGTIITINVGIFLALISMLYALFIK